One window of Leptotrichia sp. oral taxon 498 genomic DNA carries:
- a CDS encoding 1-deoxy-D-xylulose-5-phosphate synthase, producing the protein MILDKINSPKDLKNLKREELVELAADIRKALLNRLTNYPKGGHVGPNFGVVEMTIALHYVFNSPIDKIVFDVSHQAYPHKILTGRKDGFLYKDKFKTVNGYTDQDESEHDFFRVGHTSTSVSLATGLAKARDLRGAKENIIALIGDGSLSGGLAYEGLSNAAEQGGNLLIIANDNDQSIAENHGGLYKNLRELRESNGEAPNNFFKSLGLDYKYVADGHDINKLIEVFKEVKDIDHPIVLHIHTIKGKGLPYAEKDREPWHYNANFDPKTGEPKTKPEPKEEFGTITFDFLTDKMEKDPTVTFINAGVPMGFGFTKDRREKLDKLRKQYVDVGIAEEHATTFSSGMATNGAKPVFGVISTFVQRTYDQISHDIAINKAPTVTLVFGGTLKGMNDVTHLGYFDIPMISNIPNIVYLAPTTKEEYLAMLDWAIDQNENPVFIKVPGGAVQHSETDVDKDYSNLNSYKIVEKGNDVAIIGLGEFFSLGKEVKELLKEKAGIDATLINPRFISGVDENLLNELKENHKLVVTLESGQKEGGFGTKISSFYGTSDMKVLNVGAKKEFTDEVPYDVFFEENRLTKEQIVEDILKVLK; encoded by the coding sequence ATGATATTAGACAAAATTAATAGTCCAAAAGATTTAAAAAATTTAAAAAGAGAAGAATTGGTTGAATTAGCGGCTGACATAAGAAAAGCGTTATTAAATAGATTGACAAATTATCCTAAAGGAGGGCATGTGGGACCTAATTTTGGTGTGGTTGAAATGACGATTGCTTTGCATTATGTGTTTAATTCGCCAATTGATAAAATTGTGTTTGATGTGTCGCATCAGGCTTATCCGCATAAAATTTTAACAGGGAGAAAAGATGGATTTCTTTATAAGGATAAATTTAAAACTGTTAATGGGTATACTGACCAAGATGAAAGTGAACATGATTTCTTTAGGGTTGGACATACTTCAACATCTGTTAGTTTGGCGACAGGACTTGCAAAAGCTAGAGATTTAAGAGGTGCTAAAGAAAATATAATTGCATTGATTGGAGATGGTTCGTTAAGTGGAGGACTTGCTTATGAAGGATTGAGTAATGCTGCTGAACAAGGTGGAAATCTGCTAATTATTGCGAATGATAATGATCAGTCAATTGCGGAAAATCATGGTGGATTGTATAAAAATTTAAGGGAATTGAGAGAAAGTAATGGTGAGGCACCAAACAATTTCTTTAAATCGCTTGGTTTGGATTATAAATATGTGGCTGATGGACATGACATTAATAAATTAATTGAAGTGTTTAAAGAAGTGAAAGACATTGATCATCCAATAGTTTTACATATTCATACAATAAAAGGAAAAGGGTTGCCATATGCTGAAAAAGATAGAGAACCTTGGCATTATAATGCAAACTTTGATCCAAAAACAGGTGAACCAAAAACTAAACCTGAACCAAAAGAGGAATTTGGAACAATAACATTTGATTTCTTGACAGATAAAATGGAAAAAGATCCGACAGTTACATTTATTAACGCTGGTGTTCCGATGGGATTTGGATTTACAAAAGACAGAAGAGAAAAATTGGATAAATTGAGAAAACAATATGTTGATGTTGGAATTGCTGAAGAACATGCGACAACTTTTTCATCAGGAATGGCAACAAATGGTGCAAAACCAGTATTTGGGGTAATTAGTACTTTTGTTCAAAGAACTTACGATCAAATATCTCATGATATTGCAATAAATAAAGCACCAACAGTTACTTTAGTATTTGGCGGAACATTAAAAGGTATGAATGATGTAACACATTTAGGGTATTTTGACATACCGATGATTTCAAATATACCGAATATCGTGTATTTGGCACCAACTACGAAGGAAGAATATTTGGCAATGCTTGACTGGGCGATTGATCAAAATGAAAATCCAGTATTTATAAAAGTGCCTGGTGGAGCAGTTCAACATTCTGAAACTGATGTGGATAAAGATTATTCTAACTTGAATAGCTACAAAATTGTGGAAAAAGGAAATGATGTGGCGATTATTGGATTGGGAGAATTTTTTTCGTTAGGTAAAGAAGTGAAGGAACTGCTAAAAGAAAAAGCTGGAATTGATGCGACATTGATAAATCCTAGATTTATAAGTGGTGTTGATGAAAATTTGTTGAATGAATTAAAAGAAAATCACAAATTGGTGGTTACATTGGAAAGCGGACAAAAAGAAGGAGGATTTGGAACGAAAATTTCTAGTTTCTACGGAACTTCTGACATGAAAGTGCTTAATGTAGGTGCTAAAAAAGAATTTACTGATGAAGTTCCTTATGATGTATTTTTTGAGGAAAATAGACTTACGAAAGAACAAATTGTTGAGGATATTTTGAAAGTATTAAAATAA
- a CDS encoding helix-turn-helix domain-containing protein: MGRKSKISNELKIKLVKKMLEENESIRNITKEYGISKSALTTWKKKYIELGEKSISTSEKNRHYSKEIREKAVLEYLNGQSSLFEVCKNYNISSVSVLNYWIRDYRKNRDLDGNIIRHKKHIRIDLEKKVSIVEYCIANYHNYNETIKKFGISYQQIYSWVKKYEKDGIKALVDNRGKSGKKGNKKNNK, encoded by the coding sequence ATGGGAAGAAAATCAAAAATATCCAACGAACTGAAAATCAAACTTGTAAAAAAAATGTTAGAAGAAAATGAGAGCATTAGAAATATCACCAAAGAATATGGTATTTCAAAATCAGCCCTGACAACTTGGAAAAAAAAATATATTGAATTAGGGGAAAAAAGCATTTCTACATCAGAAAAAAATAGACATTATTCAAAAGAAATCCGTGAAAAAGCTGTTTTGGAATATTTAAATGGTCAAAGCTCTCTATTTGAAGTTTGCAAAAATTACAACATTTCTTCAGTTAGCGTATTAAATTATTGGATTCGGGATTATAGAAAAAATAGAGATTTAGACGGAAATATTATTCGTCATAAAAAACATATAAGAATTGATTTAGAAAAAAAAGTCAGTATTGTGGAGTATTGCATTGCCAACTACCACAACTACAATGAAACCATAAAAAAATTTGGTATTTCATACCAGCAGATTTACTCTTGGGTAAAAAAATATGAAAAAGATGGCATTAAAGCCTTAGTTGATAATCGTGGAAAAAGTGGAAAAAAAGGTAATAAAAAAAATAATAAATAA
- the trhA gene encoding PAQR family membrane homeostasis protein TrhA has product MKKTVNKNQVSKINIKDAETFTHGEEIGNFVSHTVGSGLSIIALFVLTIRASLTRDAGTIVSFMVFGFGLTVLYTMSSIYHGLHPGIAKKIFEILDHSAIYILIAATYTPFLYLVVDSPTNKIILALQWTTCFLGILFKVFFTGKFKVFSTLIYLFMGWMIVIAWGSLITNINKVSLICLVIGGLLYSLGTIFYQWKICKFNHMIWHIFVMLGSIAHFISVFYLI; this is encoded by the coding sequence ATGAAAAAAACGGTTAATAAAAATCAAGTTTCAAAAATAAATATTAAAGACGCCGAAACATTTACACATGGAGAAGAAATAGGTAATTTTGTAAGTCACACTGTTGGGTCAGGACTTTCGATTATCGCACTTTTTGTTCTTACAATAAGAGCTAGTCTGACAAGGGATGCAGGGACTATTGTTTCATTTATGGTATTTGGATTTGGATTGACTGTTCTTTATACAATGTCGTCCATATATCACGGTTTACATCCAGGTATTGCAAAAAAAATTTTTGAAATATTGGATCATTCTGCAATTTACATTTTAATTGCAGCAACGTATACACCTTTCCTATATCTTGTTGTAGATTCTCCTACGAATAAAATTATTTTAGCTTTACAATGGACAACTTGTTTTTTAGGAATTTTATTTAAAGTATTTTTTACTGGGAAATTTAAGGTATTTTCCACTCTAATATATCTTTTTATGGGATGGATGATTGTAATAGCTTGGGGAAGTTTAATAACAAATATAAATAAAGTATCATTAATTTGCCTTGTAATAGGTGGTCTTTTATATTCATTAGGCACTATTTTTTATCAATGGAAAATATGTAAATTTAACCATATGATTTGGCATATTTTTGTAATGCTGGGAAGTATCGCCCATTTTATTTCTGTATTTTATCTAATATAA